One stretch of Saccharomonospora xinjiangensis XJ-54 DNA includes these proteins:
- a CDS encoding TIGR02677 family protein: MERIPPELFRFSVGENADTYTAILRAFAEANERLETSLSLDEVQQRLRTVGWFGALPNDDLARALQKLRDWQLIDVIQNHAENYRTAEEYERRNLQYSLTKRGEAAFAGVQHALTVLASTGALQTAVLDAIADRLAELHRLLTDPTAIDRKIFTTLTELENHLDALRTNTKQFNGELQRLLRAESADLMTFREVKTATVAYLEEFLTNLDQRAHAIAAGITHLESDGSDVLHKRALAGADLPPSPGNDIRASWLALRRSRWAGLRAWFLPEDDTPPRVEQLHVVARRAIVTLLQVLDRIAESRHRAGSAVADFRELARWFALAPTENDLHRLFSAAFGLGSARHAHLAHPDPELVSASAPWQEAPPVPVSPLLRTAGRIEKVARTGKVRDVAALKQQRAERARAQRRQLRRAWRQLVTGGPVRLSAFAELDHDPFERLLDLLGRALATQPDTSGTRRAATTDGRVEIVLLPPPDEAQAVLRTPRGVFTGPDYIVDVSTPDTDDAAEEATA; encoded by the coding sequence GTGGAACGGATTCCCCCGGAGTTGTTCCGGTTCAGCGTCGGCGAGAACGCCGACACCTACACAGCGATTCTGCGCGCGTTCGCGGAGGCCAACGAACGGCTGGAGACCTCGCTGAGCCTGGACGAGGTGCAACAGCGGTTGCGCACAGTGGGCTGGTTCGGTGCCCTGCCCAACGACGACCTCGCTCGCGCGCTGCAGAAGCTACGGGACTGGCAGCTCATCGACGTCATCCAGAACCATGCGGAGAACTACCGCACGGCCGAGGAATACGAGCGTCGCAACCTGCAGTACTCCCTCACCAAACGGGGTGAGGCTGCCTTCGCCGGTGTCCAGCACGCGTTGACCGTGCTGGCCTCCACCGGCGCATTGCAGACGGCCGTGCTGGACGCCATCGCCGACCGCCTGGCGGAACTGCACCGGCTGCTCACGGACCCGACGGCGATTGATCGCAAGATCTTCACCACACTCACCGAGCTGGAAAACCACCTGGACGCGCTGCGTACCAACACCAAGCAGTTCAACGGTGAGCTGCAACGGCTGCTCCGGGCGGAAAGCGCCGACCTCATGACCTTCCGCGAGGTCAAGACCGCCACCGTGGCTTACCTGGAAGAGTTCCTCACCAACCTGGACCAGCGGGCACACGCCATCGCGGCGGGTATCACCCACCTCGAGAGTGACGGTTCGGACGTCCTGCACAAGCGCGCACTGGCCGGGGCCGACCTGCCCCCGTCGCCCGGAAACGACATTCGGGCGAGCTGGCTGGCACTGCGTCGTAGCCGCTGGGCGGGCCTGCGGGCGTGGTTCCTGCCCGAGGACGACACACCCCCACGGGTGGAGCAGCTCCACGTGGTCGCGCGGCGAGCCATCGTGACCCTGCTGCAGGTACTGGACCGAATCGCGGAGTCACGCCACCGGGCCGGCAGCGCGGTCGCTGATTTCCGGGAACTGGCCCGCTGGTTCGCCCTGGCCCCGACGGAGAACGATCTGCACCGGCTGTTCTCGGCGGCGTTCGGGCTCGGCTCCGCCCGCCACGCACACCTGGCTCACCCCGACCCGGAACTGGTCAGCGCGTCGGCCCCCTGGCAGGAGGCCCCGCCGGTTCCGGTGTCGCCGCTGCTGCGGACCGCCGGCCGGATCGAGAAAGTCGCCCGCACCGGCAAGGTGCGCGATGTCGCCGCGCTGAAACAGCAGAGGGCGGAACGCGCTCGCGCCCAGCGGAGGCAGCTGCGCCGCGCCTGGCGACAGCTCGTCACCGGAGGCCCCGTCAGGCTCTCCGCGTTCGCCGAGCTCGACCACGACCCGTTCGAACGGCTGCTCGACCTGCTCGGCCGGGCGCTGGCCACGCAACCGGACACCTCCGGCACGCGCCGCGCTGCTACCACCGACGGCAGGGTGGAGATCGTGCTGCTGCCGCCGCCCGACGAAGCACAAGCTGTGCTCCGCACCCCTCGGGGTGTGTTCACCGGCCCCGACTACATCGTCGACGTCAGTACCCCCGACACCGACGACGCCGCAGAGGAAGCGACAGCATGA
- a CDS encoding sigma-70 family RNA polymerase sigma factor, translated as MQTNVLAEQLSAARSGDRAATNGLFATLQPMIMRYCRARIDASGHDHAADVTQEVFIAALSSMHRFRGPETSFLSFVFGIAAHKIADYHRARSRDRTHLAAEPVDGPDPELGPEQRVLRTELGARMRGLLGLLTESQSEILILRVAVGMTADETAAVVGSTPAAVRVAQHRALQKLRRHLSTDNAETIRARRFSGPSASKAPSRPAHGRTAGMSSARPA; from the coding sequence ATGCAGACGAATGTGCTCGCGGAGCAGCTCTCGGCCGCACGCTCCGGCGACAGGGCGGCCACGAACGGCCTTTTCGCCACACTGCAACCAATGATCATGCGCTACTGCCGCGCTCGAATCGATGCAAGCGGACACGATCACGCGGCCGATGTCACCCAGGAAGTGTTCATCGCTGCGCTGAGCTCGATGCACCGCTTCCGCGGTCCCGAGACCAGTTTCCTGTCGTTCGTTTTCGGTATCGCCGCGCACAAGATCGCCGACTACCACCGGGCTCGCAGCCGGGACCGCACTCACCTGGCGGCCGAGCCCGTGGACGGACCGGATCCGGAACTCGGCCCGGAGCAGCGGGTGTTGCGAACCGAACTCGGCGCGCGGATGCGGGGCCTCCTCGGCCTGCTGACCGAATCACAGAGCGAGATCCTGATTCTGCGCGTGGCCGTGGGCATGACCGCTGATGAGACAGCCGCGGTCGTGGGGTCTACTCCGGCGGCAGTGCGGGTGGCCCAACATCGCGCTCTGCAGAAGCTGAGACGCCACCTCTCGACCGACAACGCGGAGACCATACGTGCCCGGCGGTTCAGCGGCCCTTCAGCAAGCAAGGCACCGTCCAGGCCCGCGCACGGCAGGACAGCGGGGATGTCAAGCGCTCGTCCGGCGTGA
- a CDS encoding TIGR02678 family protein: MSNLANQLVIAEQQDVAKGIRLLLATPLISARTAPEAFDLIRRRHGPIAKWFDYTCGWRLVVEPRFGYARLAKVTSEHDHTRPARRSRSGRTPFDRRRYTLLCVIAAELLAGPVTTIGFLADRVKYATATDPVLEVFDTAARSERMAYVDALRLLESYGVLDTVDGSAEAFVDSREAKVLYRVDTTLLLRLLSAPTGPSQLATSPDEVAHRWPELLAGLTRESRYGDGENSTSDVQRNLWLRHSICRRLFDEPVLYRRELSEEQRGYLASLTGRQVVQRAAERAGFVLEERAEGYLLVDPEAIATDRKFPDDSGTANVAGLLLLDTLVTSAPGLTVEQLRAEVTRLLARFPRWAKTYRGEDGTERLVHDALDALAAFRLVEHTGGRVHALPAAARYSVAEIRTSKENS, encoded by the coding sequence ATGAGCAACCTCGCCAACCAGCTTGTCATCGCCGAGCAACAGGACGTCGCCAAAGGAATCCGGCTGCTGCTGGCAACGCCGCTGATCAGCGCGAGAACGGCACCGGAAGCGTTCGATCTGATCCGCAGACGGCATGGCCCCATCGCAAAGTGGTTCGACTACACGTGTGGTTGGCGACTAGTAGTGGAACCGAGGTTCGGCTACGCCCGCCTGGCCAAAGTGACCAGCGAACACGATCACACCCGCCCCGCACGCCGGTCACGGTCCGGCCGAACTCCGTTCGACCGCAGACGCTACACGTTGCTGTGCGTGATAGCGGCCGAACTGCTGGCCGGGCCCGTCACGACGATCGGGTTCCTCGCCGATCGCGTGAAGTACGCGACGGCCACCGATCCGGTACTGGAGGTGTTCGACACCGCGGCGCGCTCCGAACGCATGGCCTATGTCGACGCGCTCCGGCTCTTGGAGTCCTACGGTGTGCTCGACACCGTCGACGGAAGCGCCGAAGCGTTCGTGGATTCCCGTGAGGCCAAGGTGCTTTACCGGGTCGACACCACGTTGCTGCTTCGGTTGTTGTCCGCACCCACAGGACCTTCCCAGCTCGCCACCTCCCCGGACGAGGTCGCACATCGCTGGCCGGAGCTGCTCGCGGGGCTGACCCGCGAAAGCCGCTACGGGGACGGGGAGAATTCGACCTCCGACGTGCAACGCAATCTGTGGTTACGGCACTCGATCTGCCGCCGGTTGTTCGACGAACCGGTCCTCTACCGACGTGAGCTCAGCGAGGAGCAGCGCGGCTATCTGGCCTCTCTCACGGGACGGCAGGTGGTGCAGCGCGCGGCCGAGCGGGCGGGGTTCGTGCTGGAAGAGCGGGCCGAAGGTTATTTGCTCGTCGACCCCGAGGCAATCGCCACCGACCGCAAGTTCCCGGACGATTCCGGCACGGCGAATGTCGCGGGTCTGCTGCTCCTCGACACGCTCGTGACCTCCGCACCAGGCCTCACCGTCGAGCAGCTTCGCGCCGAGGTGACCCGGTTGCTGGCCCGGTTCCCACGATGGGCCAAGACGTATCGAGGTGAGGACGGCACCGAGCGCCTCGTGCACGACGCGCTCGACGCGCTGGCGGCGTTCCGGCTCGTCGAGCACACCGGTGGCCGGGTACATGCGTTGCCCGCGGCCGCGCGCTATTCCGTCGCCGAGATCCGAACCAGCAAGGAGAATTCGTGA
- a CDS encoding N-6 DNA methylase produces MFTAWKGDMVSGDEHLVSAAEVARLADVGRAAVSNWRRRHPDFPEPVTSGAASPKFRLTEVEQWLRKQGKLRVSDSEDALWHSLSFGRGDADITRLLAELGEYLHSPDRETDLPEAVREQLDRLDARSQAELAEQLYRRHTATLRRRHSVTPVELADLIVELADVHGVVLDPACGVGNALKAAAERGADRVLGQELDADLARLAQARLRFHAPATVVAGDALRADGHANVRADVVFCEPPFGYRDWGYEELSVDRRWDYGLPVKSEPELAWLQHCLAHARPGGVVVAVLPAAVASRRSGRLIRKELVRRGVIRAVFALPAGLLASTGIPLHVWLLRAPTGADTATSVLLVDASVHGGRARGEADWPALRSAVVEPWQAFQAGTLHTMPGRHDVVEAIDLLDEDVDLTPARHLPTPRATIDTAELDNQRRRLQQILGPVIDLLPDVTGRPPETHPTLTISELAKAGALTVRQHTGKLELDDATDAVGELVLTGRDVATGTAPALRLVHPPDTDLVHLEPGDVVVPTLVAGGTPTVARLIDEPGLILGPNLHLLRVDPARLDAEFLAGYLSASRTVEASSTTLSGARRLDVRRVDVPLLPLDEQQRLGQAFRAVRLFHKRMREAGELADLLSSQLIDGLADGVLDVLDR; encoded by the coding sequence ATGTTCACGGCTTGGAAAGGGGACATGGTGAGTGGCGACGAGCATCTGGTGAGCGCGGCAGAGGTCGCGCGGTTGGCGGACGTCGGACGGGCGGCGGTCAGCAACTGGCGGCGTCGCCACCCGGACTTTCCTGAGCCGGTGACGAGCGGGGCGGCAAGCCCCAAGTTCCGGCTCACCGAGGTCGAGCAATGGTTGCGTAAGCAGGGAAAGCTCCGGGTGTCCGACAGCGAGGACGCTCTGTGGCATTCCCTCTCGTTCGGGCGTGGTGATGCCGATATCACGCGACTCCTTGCCGAGCTGGGGGAGTACCTCCACTCCCCGGACCGAGAGACGGACCTGCCGGAGGCGGTGCGGGAACAACTCGACCGGCTCGATGCCCGCTCCCAGGCCGAATTGGCCGAACAGCTCTACCGACGCCATACCGCGACATTGCGGCGACGCCACTCGGTCACCCCGGTCGAACTCGCGGACCTCATAGTCGAACTGGCCGACGTGCACGGAGTCGTGCTCGACCCGGCGTGCGGTGTCGGCAACGCGTTGAAGGCCGCGGCCGAGCGCGGCGCCGACCGGGTACTCGGCCAGGAACTCGATGCTGATCTCGCGCGGCTCGCGCAAGCGCGGTTGCGGTTCCACGCGCCCGCCACCGTCGTGGCAGGCGACGCTCTCCGCGCCGACGGCCATGCGAACGTCCGTGCTGATGTGGTGTTCTGCGAACCACCCTTCGGCTATCGCGACTGGGGTTACGAGGAACTCAGCGTCGACAGACGCTGGGACTACGGGCTGCCGGTGAAGAGCGAACCGGAGCTGGCCTGGTTGCAGCATTGCCTGGCCCACGCTCGCCCGGGTGGCGTCGTGGTCGCTGTGCTGCCCGCCGCTGTCGCCTCGCGCCGTTCCGGGCGTCTCATCCGCAAAGAACTCGTCCGGCGTGGCGTGATTCGTGCTGTCTTCGCTCTGCCCGCCGGGCTGCTCGCTTCCACCGGGATACCGCTGCATGTGTGGTTGCTTCGGGCTCCGACCGGCGCCGACACGGCGACGTCTGTCCTGCTGGTGGACGCGAGTGTCCACGGAGGCCGTGCGCGCGGTGAGGCAGACTGGCCCGCGCTACGCTCCGCCGTTGTGGAGCCCTGGCAGGCGTTCCAAGCGGGCACGCTCCACACCATGCCGGGCCGGCACGACGTCGTCGAGGCGATCGATCTCCTGGACGAGGACGTCGACCTGACTCCGGCGCGCCATCTGCCCACACCGCGCGCGACCATCGACACGGCGGAGCTGGACAACCAGCGCCGGCGATTGCAGCAGATCCTGGGGCCGGTGATTGATCTGCTGCCCGACGTGACCGGACGGCCACCGGAGACCCATCCGACCCTGACAATTTCCGAACTGGCCAAAGCCGGTGCACTGACGGTGCGGCAGCACACCGGGAAGCTCGAACTGGACGATGCGACAGACGCCGTGGGCGAGCTGGTGTTGACCGGACGCGACGTCGCCACCGGCACGGCCCCGGCCCTGCGGCTGGTGCACCCTCCCGACACGGACCTCGTGCACCTCGAACCGGGCGACGTCGTCGTCCCGACCCTCGTCGCGGGAGGCACACCTACGGTGGCGCGCCTCATCGACGAGCCGGGCCTGATCCTGGGCCCCAACCTGCACCTGCTCCGAGTCGACCCGGCGCGCCTGGACGCTGAGTTCCTCGCCGGCTACCTCTCCGCGAGCCGCACGGTCGAGGCGAGCAGCACGACGCTGTCCGGAGCACGCAGACTCGACGTCCGCCGGGTTGACGTGCCACTGCTGCCTCTCGACGAGCAACAACGGCTAGGTCAAGCCTTCCGCGCTGTGCGCTTGTTCCACAAGCGGATGCGGGAAGCAGGCGAACTCGCCGACCTGCTCAGCAGCCAACTCATCGACGGCCTCGCCGACGGCGTACTCGACGTCCTGGACCGATAG